The Nitrospira tepida genome includes a window with the following:
- a CDS encoding VOC family protein codes for MKPRISVITVGVDDLDRSLRFYRDGLGLKTEGIIGTEFEHGAVVFFDLEAGVKLALWPRQSLARDSGLSLEKPSATEFSLGHTVSSKKEVDIVMEQARQAGAIIVKPAQDTFWGGYAGYFQDPDRHLWEIAWNPAWEAAE; via the coding sequence ATGAAGCCACGCATCTCCGTCATCACCGTCGGCGTCGATGATCTGGACAGGTCCCTGCGTTTCTATCGCGACGGTCTGGGGCTGAAGACGGAGGGCATCATCGGAACGGAGTTCGAGCACGGCGCAGTGGTCTTCTTTGATTTAGAGGCCGGAGTGAAGCTCGCGCTCTGGCCGCGCCAGAGTCTGGCGCGAGACTCCGGGCTGTCTTTGGAGAAGCCCAGCGCTACTGAGTTCTCGCTCGGACATACCGTCTCGTCCAAGAAGGAAGTGGACATTGTCATGGAGCAGGCGCGCCAGGCCGGGGCGATCATCGTCAAGCCGGCGCAAGACACGTTCTGGGGCGGCTATGCGGGCTATTTCCAGGACCCCGACAGGCATTTGTGGGAGATCGCCTGGAATCCTGCGTGGGAGGCGGCGGAATAG
- a CDS encoding MBL fold metallo-hydrolase, translating to MTDNARVAEIAPDHYAISIYVPEFNLRFNHFLIKDDEPLLFHTGMKQMFPLVREALARVIDPSMLRWISFSHFEADECGALNDWLEVAPLAEPVCGLVGALVSVNDFAVRPAHVLAQDEILKTGRYRLRFRRTPHVPHNWEAGLLFEEVTSTLLCSDLFTHEGDVEALTESDVVDRARRSLIEGQKGPFAHAYPYTPLTDSILHGLADLRPKQLALMHGSTFVGDGARALRNLAVAMREVLGPGPDRTAD from the coding sequence ATGACGGACAACGCGAGAGTGGCGGAGATCGCCCCAGATCATTATGCGATCTCGATCTACGTTCCGGAATTCAACCTGCGGTTCAATCACTTTCTCATCAAGGACGACGAGCCGCTCCTGTTTCACACGGGGATGAAGCAGATGTTTCCGCTGGTGCGCGAGGCATTGGCGCGCGTCATCGATCCTTCCATGCTGCGCTGGATCTCGTTCAGCCATTTCGAGGCCGATGAGTGTGGGGCGCTGAACGATTGGCTGGAAGTGGCTCCGCTCGCGGAACCGGTATGCGGCTTAGTGGGGGCGCTCGTCAGCGTGAATGATTTCGCCGTTCGTCCGGCGCATGTCCTGGCACAAGACGAAATCCTCAAGACCGGTCGATATAGATTGCGATTCCGTCGGACGCCGCATGTGCCGCACAACTGGGAGGCTGGCCTTCTGTTCGAAGAAGTGACGAGCACCTTGCTCTGCTCCGATCTCTTCACCCATGAAGGAGACGTCGAGGCGCTCACCGAATCGGATGTGGTCGATCGCGCCCGGCGATCGTTGATCGAGGGCCAGAAAGGCCCATTTGCCCACGCCTATCCCTACACGCCGTTGACCGACTCCATCCTCCACGGACTGGCCGATCTCCGGCCGAAGCAACTGGCGCTCATGCATGGATCGACATTCGTAGGAGACGGCGCACGGGCGCTGCGGAACCTCGCGGTCGCCATGCGGGAAGTTCTGGGGCCCGGCCCCGACCGTACTGCAGACTGA
- a CDS encoding sterol desaturase family protein, producing the protein MLIRISAFLGVLGLMAFGEVLIPRRHLTTSKARRWVANLSIVVIDAAAVRLLFTAGAVGASMLAAERHWGVLNHLSWPNWLELVLAVVALDLVLYLQHVMFHAVPLLWRVHMMHHADLDCDVTTGLRFHPVEVVLSMLIKVSAIAVLGPSPQAVLSFEVLLNATAMFNHSNVRLPATMDRCLRWIVVTPDMHRIHHSILPRETNTNFGFNLPWWDRLLGTYRLQPNDGHERMTLGLTQFRDPARLTLTGMLLLPFTGRPGDYPLSHDR; encoded by the coding sequence ATGCTGATTAGAATATCGGCGTTCCTCGGAGTGCTGGGGCTGATGGCATTTGGGGAGGTGCTCATCCCCCGGCGTCACCTGACCACCTCAAAGGCGCGACGGTGGGTCGCCAACCTCTCCATCGTGGTCATAGACGCCGCCGCCGTCCGCCTATTGTTCACTGCCGGCGCGGTCGGGGCATCCATGCTGGCTGCGGAGCGACACTGGGGCGTTCTGAACCATCTCAGTTGGCCGAACTGGTTGGAACTAGTGCTGGCCGTCGTCGCACTGGATCTTGTTCTGTATCTGCAGCACGTGATGTTCCACGCCGTCCCCCTGCTCTGGCGCGTCCACATGATGCATCACGCCGACCTGGACTGCGATGTCACCACAGGGCTCCGGTTCCATCCCGTTGAGGTGGTCCTGTCGATGCTCATCAAGGTCTCCGCGATTGCGGTCCTGGGCCCATCGCCCCAGGCCGTACTGAGCTTCGAGGTGCTGCTCAATGCCACCGCCATGTTCAACCACAGTAACGTACGACTCCCGGCCACGATGGACCGATGCCTTCGCTGGATCGTCGTGACCCCCGACATGCATCGCATTCACCATTCGATCCTGCCACGAGAGACCAATACGAATTTCGGGTTCAACCTCCCGTGGTGGGATCGGCTGCTGGGAACCTATCGGCTTCAGCCGAACGATGGTCACGAGCGGATGACACTCGGCCTGACACAGTTCAGGGACCCAGCCCGTTTGACACTCACGGGAATGCTCCTGCTTCCCTTTACGGGAAGGCCGGGTGACTATCCGTTGAGCCATGATCGATGA
- a CDS encoding sugar phosphate nucleotidyltransferase, with protein MTRGHLWSIVLAGGDGVRTSAFIRRWLGSAKPKQYCAFVGTRSMFQHTLDRASLLTPWERVVVVAARHHQPEVWHQLDGRPVGIVLLQPENRDTAAGIFLPLAYILARDPGASVAVYPSDHFIYPKDRFVSAVEHAARGSELLGGRPVLLAARPDSLELEYGWIRPGRFLGWTGDAPILAVDGFVEKPDEVAARRAKDAGGLWNTMVLAAGGKQLWDLGRDCFPEVMGLFDRLTRAIDTTDEPKVLSAIYETMPRRNFSSHLLQRRPDRLAVMEMRGVLWSDWGNPTRITETLDKIGKQPTFAEEAPELLHAG; from the coding sequence ATGACACGAGGGCACTTGTGGTCGATTGTATTGGCGGGAGGGGACGGAGTCCGGACGAGCGCATTCATCCGGCGATGGCTGGGATCGGCCAAGCCGAAGCAATACTGCGCCTTCGTCGGGACCCGCTCCATGTTCCAGCACACGCTCGACCGCGCGTCCCTGCTCACGCCCTGGGAGCGAGTGGTCGTGGTGGCGGCTCGGCACCATCAACCGGAGGTCTGGCACCAGCTCGATGGGAGGCCGGTAGGCATCGTATTGTTGCAGCCCGAGAATCGGGACACGGCGGCCGGGATCTTTCTCCCGCTCGCCTACATCCTGGCGCGCGATCCCGGCGCCAGCGTGGCGGTCTATCCCTCGGATCATTTCATCTATCCGAAAGACCGGTTTGTCTCGGCGGTGGAACATGCGGCGCGGGGAAGCGAGCTGCTCGGGGGACGGCCCGTCCTCCTGGCCGCAAGGCCGGATTCCCTGGAATTGGAGTACGGATGGATTCGTCCCGGCCGGTTTCTCGGCTGGACGGGGGACGCTCCCATCTTAGCGGTGGACGGCTTCGTCGAAAAACCCGATGAGGTGGCCGCACGACGGGCCAAGGACGCCGGCGGCCTTTGGAACACGATGGTGCTGGCGGCCGGAGGCAAACAGCTCTGGGATCTCGGGCGGGACTGTTTCCCGGAAGTGATGGGCCTCTTCGATCGCTTGACACGCGCCATCGACACAACCGATGAGCCAAAGGTGCTCTCCGCCATCTATGAAACCATGCCGCGGAGGAACTTCTCCTCGCATCTCCTGCAGCGCAGACCGGACCGGCTGGCGGTCATGGAGATGCGGGGGGTCCTGTGGAGCGACTGGGGGAACCCGACAAGGATCACGGAGACGCTCGACAAGATCGGCAAACAACCGACCTTCGCGGAGGAGGCGCCTGAACTGCTTCACGCGGGGTGA
- a CDS encoding cytochrome ubiquinol oxidase subunit I — protein MNRTDILRAPCALRTACLLSLAMSAVTILLSGCLLAASASSAEAPDPPSEPAGQAEIDPSMRPETARDVYYKTEGVVSGPPAPATSNDQIHYPRYNFESRILIWFANQQHLYYGSFVLAVPIFCMIIEFLGIVTKDRSLGERYDRLAYDFVKISLTAYSLTAILGGILLFTFLTLYPTFFGYLSGIFRPVMHLYALLFVAESGTLYIYYYGWNKMKTGFLKWVHLSMSVMLNTIGTALMFLANSWIAFMMSPAGVDEQGRYLGNIWHVIHTALWNPLNLHRILGNMAFGGSVVAAYAAYRFLSARTQEERAHYDWMGYVAMFIAVLFLIPLPFAGYWLMREVYAYRQQMGITLMGGLLAWLFIIQATMIGALFLTTTYYLWQCLGRMPGAERYLRYVKYLVFIMFAGFLVFITPHTMVMTPAELKAMGGQQHPVLGNYGVMSAKNGGINVMIVTTVLSFIWYQRGNLVAAVSWRKFGNIFMGVFFALAYANIVWLAVYGYYIPANVRVGLSVPQVATTLSCLLLMTALNLAMLKGATRQGAVEWGKMTARSQYALVMLATEFTWMMALMGYIRSSVRLFWHVNEIMRDNSPWAYTHTVGFAANMISFNVLFFWISILFVFWLASLGEKQPVTKAAASSPNLTTSPVGRS, from the coding sequence ATGAACAGGACGGATATACTGCGAGCACCGTGTGCGCTTCGTACCGCATGTCTGCTGTCCCTCGCGATGTCCGCGGTCACGATCTTGCTGTCCGGCTGCTTGCTGGCGGCATCGGCGTCGTCCGCGGAAGCTCCCGATCCGCCGTCCGAACCGGCCGGACAGGCCGAGATCGATCCAAGCATGCGACCCGAAACCGCCCGCGACGTGTATTACAAAACGGAAGGCGTGGTGAGCGGCCCGCCCGCTCCCGCGACCAGCAACGACCAGATCCATTATCCGCGCTACAACTTCGAGAGTCGGATCTTGATCTGGTTCGCCAATCAACAGCATCTCTATTACGGCAGCTTCGTGCTCGCAGTGCCGATCTTCTGCATGATCATCGAGTTTCTCGGAATCGTGACGAAGGACCGGTCCCTCGGGGAGCGCTACGACCGGCTGGCCTACGATTTTGTGAAGATCAGCCTGACCGCCTACTCCTTGACCGCCATCCTCGGCGGCATCCTGCTGTTCACGTTCTTGACGCTGTATCCGACCTTCTTCGGCTATCTCTCCGGCATCTTTCGGCCGGTGATGCACCTCTATGCCCTGTTGTTCGTGGCGGAGAGCGGCACCCTCTACATCTACTATTACGGATGGAACAAGATGAAGACCGGGTTCCTCAAGTGGGTGCACCTCAGCATGTCGGTGATGTTGAACACGATCGGCACGGCCCTGATGTTCCTGGCGAACTCGTGGATCGCCTTCATGATGTCGCCGGCTGGCGTCGATGAGCAGGGCCGGTACCTGGGCAACATCTGGCACGTCATCCATACGGCGCTCTGGAATCCGCTGAACCTGCATCGCATCCTCGGGAACATGGCCTTCGGCGGGAGCGTGGTGGCGGCCTATGCCGCCTATCGGTTTCTCTCGGCGCGCACGCAAGAGGAACGCGCGCATTATGATTGGATGGGCTACGTGGCCATGTTCATCGCCGTCCTCTTCCTGATTCCGCTGCCGTTCGCGGGGTACTGGTTGATGCGGGAGGTCTACGCCTATCGCCAGCAGATGGGGATCACGCTCATGGGAGGATTGCTGGCCTGGTTGTTCATCATCCAGGCCACCATGATCGGAGCGTTGTTCCTCACCACCACCTATTATCTCTGGCAATGCCTCGGCCGGATGCCCGGGGCCGAACGCTATCTGCGATACGTGAAGTATCTGGTCTTCATCATGTTCGCCGGTTTTCTGGTGTTCATCACCCCCCACACCATGGTGATGACGCCGGCGGAATTGAAGGCGATGGGTGGCCAGCAGCATCCGGTGCTGGGGAATTACGGCGTGATGTCCGCCAAGAACGGCGGCATCAATGTGATGATCGTCACGACGGTGTTGAGTTTTATCTGGTATCAGCGGGGCAATCTCGTCGCTGCCGTGTCGTGGCGGAAATTCGGCAACATCTTCATGGGCGTGTTCTTTGCCCTGGCCTATGCGAACATCGTGTGGTTGGCCGTCTACGGCTATTACATTCCGGCCAACGTCCGGGTCGGGCTCTCGGTGCCCCAGGTCGCGACGACCTTGTCGTGCCTGCTGCTCATGACCGCCCTCAATCTGGCCATGCTCAAGGGCGCCACGCGGCAAGGCGCCGTCGAATGGGGGAAGATGACGGCGCGCTCGCAATATGCGTTGGTGATGCTCGCGACGGAGTTTACCTGGATGATGGCGCTGATGGGCTATATCCGCTCGTCGGTGCGCCTGTTCTGGCATGTCAACGAGATCATGCGCGACAACTCCCCCTGGGCCTACACCCATACGGTCGGGTTCGCGGCCAACATGATCTCGTTCAACGTGCTGTTCTTCTGGATCAGTATCCTGTTCGTGTTCTGGTTGGCGTCGTTGGGAGAGAAACAACCGGTCACAAAAGCGGCGGCATCGAGCCCAAACCTGACAACGTCCCCTGTCGGGCGGTCATGA
- a CDS encoding VTT domain-containing protein encodes MEFLTDVLHRHGALIVFGVVFAEQAGLPLPAWPLLVAAGILIGTEHMGLVPAVGAAFLATLCADGLWYLAGQRRGRPVLALLCRIALEPDTCIRRTEEFFRMHGPHALLLAKFVPGFSTVAPPLAGVVGIGPLNFLLYDSLGTALWVGSGLALGYAVGTGTPEMVAHGTHITPLVEATVAALLAGCLGAKAWRRRAELKRAPRITVTEVLERLEAGQAVLFVDLRSTVHRHEVPGIAGAMTMSMVDLAGQAAVLPRDRAIVFYCACPRDASSAEATLVLRRLGFDQVWALAGGIEAWRALAEKPEVEMRVSDEQAVAA; translated from the coding sequence ATGGAATTCCTGACTGACGTTCTGCATCGCCATGGCGCGCTCATCGTCTTCGGCGTCGTCTTCGCCGAGCAGGCAGGACTTCCTCTCCCCGCCTGGCCGCTGTTGGTAGCGGCGGGGATCCTGATCGGGACGGAGCACATGGGATTGGTTCCGGCGGTCGGCGCGGCGTTCCTCGCTACCCTCTGTGCCGACGGTCTCTGGTACCTTGCCGGACAACGGCGCGGCCGGCCGGTGTTGGCTTTGCTCTGCAGAATCGCGCTCGAGCCTGACACGTGCATCCGGCGGACGGAGGAGTTCTTTCGAATGCATGGGCCTCACGCGCTCCTTTTGGCCAAGTTCGTTCCCGGATTCAGCACCGTCGCGCCGCCGCTTGCCGGTGTCGTCGGGATCGGTCCCCTGAACTTCCTCCTCTATGACTCGCTTGGGACGGCACTGTGGGTCGGCTCCGGACTGGCCCTCGGTTATGCCGTTGGCACGGGCACTCCTGAGATGGTCGCCCATGGGACTCACATAACGCCGCTTGTGGAAGCGACGGTGGCGGCGTTGCTGGCTGGTTGTCTCGGCGCGAAAGCGTGGCGGCGGCGAGCCGAGCTGAAACGGGCGCCGCGAATCACGGTGACAGAAGTCCTAGAGCGTTTGGAAGCGGGACAGGCGGTCCTCTTCGTGGACCTTCGCTCAACGGTTCACCGGCACGAAGTCCCGGGCATCGCCGGCGCAATGACCATGAGCATGGTCGATCTGGCCGGCCAAGCCGCTGTGCTTCCGAGAGACCGGGCCATCGTGTTCTATTGCGCCTGCCCGCGCGATGCGTCCAGCGCCGAGGCCACGTTGGTCCTGCGCCGGCTGGGGTTCGATCAGGTGTGGGCACTGGCCGGCGGTATCGAAGCCTGGCGGGCGCTGGCGGAAAAACCAGAGGTTGAAATGAGGGTGTCTGACGAGCAGGCCGTTGCCGCCTGA
- a CDS encoding PAS and helix-turn-helix domain-containing protein codes for MTMLSRTADGAMLVDEGGRVILWNKAAERLLGFRAQDVIGRPCREVLCGETLGGQPLCSASCAMGRKLAGGGGVRNYDMQTHAKSGRVVWINISSLPVPSRKKGRFLAMHLFRDITKQIKIRRLAEELHVLLSPPGGKPVSETTKRRSTSRETGELPAIWSALPLSNREKEVLRLLAAGKPSKDIADTLFISPVTVRNHIQHILEKLGAHTRLQALALAFPPGASPALK; via the coding sequence ATGACGATGCTGTCTCGCACCGCCGACGGCGCCATGCTGGTGGATGAAGGCGGCAGGGTGATCCTGTGGAACAAGGCCGCCGAGCGATTGTTGGGATTTCGCGCTCAGGACGTGATCGGGCGACCCTGCCGTGAGGTCCTGTGCGGGGAAACATTGGGCGGCCAACCGCTGTGTTCGGCCTCCTGCGCAATGGGCCGCAAGCTCGCCGGCGGTGGCGGGGTGCGCAACTACGATATGCAGACCCATGCGAAGTCCGGCCGTGTCGTCTGGATCAATATCAGTTCGCTTCCCGTGCCTTCTCGGAAGAAGGGCCGGTTTCTGGCGATGCATCTGTTTCGAGACATCACGAAGCAGATCAAAATACGCCGGCTCGCCGAGGAGCTCCATGTCCTGCTGTCGCCCCCTGGGGGCAAGCCGGTTTCTGAAACCACAAAGAGACGGTCAACTTCGAGGGAGACTGGCGAGCTTCCGGCTATTTGGAGCGCCTTACCGTTGAGCAACCGGGAGAAGGAGGTGCTGCGTCTGCTCGCGGCTGGGAAGCCCTCCAAAGACATCGCGGACACGCTCTTTATCAGCCCCGTAACCGTACGGAACCATATCCAGCACATTCTCGAAAAGCTTGGAGCGCATACGCGTCTCCAGGCCCTCGCCCTCGCATTTCCTCCTGGTGCGTCACCTGCTCTCAAGTAA
- a CDS encoding VOC family protein, translating to MPTVPKIVPHLWYANEAEEAARFYTSIFPNSHIDRVTPVPADTPSGPAGSVKVVEFTIAGQPFMAITAGPLDPFNHAISFCVMCDDQAEIDTYWTALLNGGSPEQCGWLRDRYGVSWQIVPTVLGGMMADPDRTRAKRVAEAILKMVKLDIADLQAAYSKGA from the coding sequence ATGCCGACTGTTCCTAAGATCGTCCCCCATCTCTGGTACGCCAACGAAGCCGAAGAGGCCGCGCGCTTCTACACGTCGATTTTCCCGAATTCGCACATTGATCGAGTGACGCCAGTGCCGGCAGACACGCCCAGCGGTCCTGCCGGTTCGGTGAAAGTAGTCGAGTTCACCATCGCGGGCCAGCCATTCATGGCGATTACTGCGGGGCCGCTCGACCCCTTCAACCACGCCATTTCGTTTTGCGTGATGTGCGACGATCAGGCGGAAATCGACACATATTGGACGGCGCTGTTGAACGGCGGGTCGCCCGAGCAATGCGGCTGGCTCAGAGACCGGTACGGCGTTTCCTGGCAGATTGTGCCGACGGTTCTGGGAGGCATGATGGCCGATCCGGATCGCACACGCGCGAAACGCGTGGCTGAGGCCATATTGAAGATGGTGAAGCTCGATATCGCCGACCTTCAAGCAGCCTACTCGAAGGGGGCCTAA
- a CDS encoding superoxide dismutase, whose amino-acid sequence MTIIATLPYQAKPFDLGGLNGMSERTMELHLSLYHGYVREANRLSERIRAFLTDGPVAQDDMPLFSELTRRLGFEYNGMVLHEYYFGNLIRQGTGDPDRSSSFLRAAEASFGSYDVWKTDFVATASMRGVGWTICYYDPMTGRLSNHWISSHEVGTVAGFVPLLVLDLWEHAFLLDYAPSERRTYVETFFSNVHWEAVDERLNECARTRMERMRKEFYGS is encoded by the coding sequence GTGACCATAATTGCCACGCTTCCCTATCAAGCCAAGCCGTTCGATCTCGGCGGCCTCAACGGTATGTCGGAACGGACCATGGAGCTGCATTTGTCGCTCTATCACGGGTACGTCCGTGAGGCGAATCGCCTCAGCGAACGGATTCGCGCGTTTCTGACGGACGGCCCTGTCGCTCAGGATGACATGCCGTTGTTCTCGGAACTGACCCGCCGCCTCGGATTCGAATACAACGGGATGGTCTTGCACGAATATTATTTCGGCAATCTCATTCGGCAGGGGACGGGCGATCCGGATCGTTCCTCGTCGTTCTTACGGGCGGCCGAAGCCAGCTTCGGGTCCTATGACGTTTGGAAAACCGATTTCGTCGCCACGGCCTCGATGCGCGGGGTAGGGTGGACCATCTGCTATTACGATCCGATGACGGGGCGATTGTCGAACCATTGGATCAGCTCGCATGAGGTCGGAACCGTCGCCGGCTTCGTGCCCTTGCTCGTGCTGGATCTGTGGGAACATGCGTTCCTGCTCGACTACGCGCCGTCGGAACGGCGGACGTACGTCGAGACCTTCTTCTCGAACGTTCACTGGGAGGCAGTGGACGAACGGTTGAACGAATGCGCGAGAACGCGCATGGAACGGATGCGAAAGGAATTCTACGGATCCTGA
- a CDS encoding SDR family oxidoreductase: MKRLGTPKDIADVVAFIVSDDAGWITGGTIQAGGGVVM, from the coding sequence ATGAAGCGGCTCGGCACGCCGAAGGACATCGCGGATGTGGTGGCGTTCATCGTCAGCGACGATGCAGGCTGGATCACCGGCGGCACGATTCAGGCCGGCGGAGGCGTGGTGATGTGA
- a CDS encoding sigma 54-interacting transcriptional regulator has translation MPEAHPLIEQYQALLEVSEAIARHPDLPALLKDLARRLPRIIPVNFVGLSLYDPERQVMRLHSLEANVPADIIGGHEDELDATPAGLVWETQQPLLIRNLSDERRWPQVIARMQEDGVRSCCLLPLTSSARKLGVLEFASLQADAYGKTDLDFLQQVGRQVAVAVDNVLNREAASASQQDVERQRDRFGLLLRMTNAMVSKLELRELFSAVSLSLREVVPQEYASLLLYDSEQNRFRLHALDFPDNKGLLAEGLTTDATDSPAAVALRTKRPVVAGEEELAAFEHEVIRLLLQKGFKSLCSLPLLSKDRALGCLSLGSRRAKAFSPSDVEFLSQVAGQIALAVANSLAYQEITQLKDRLAKEKLYLEEEIQTAYNFEEIVGESKPLKRLLKQVQTVAPTDSTVLILGETGSGKELIARALHNLSDRKDRTFVKLNCAAIPTGLLESELFGHEKGAFTGAISTKIGRFELADRGTIFLDEVGEIPLELQVKLLRVLQEQEFERLGSTRTVRVDVRVVAATNRDLSQMVEEQKFRSDLYYRLNVFPLTVPPLRERVEDIPVLVRHFVQKFGMRMKKRIETIPAESMKALQRYSWPGNVRELENFIERSVILTAGADLFVPLSELKPHQAVSGNGVPTTLEEAEREHILKTLRETNWTIGGAAGAAARLGLKRTTLQSRMQKLGITRPR, from the coding sequence ATGCCGGAAGCCCATCCCCTTATCGAACAGTATCAGGCGCTCTTGGAGGTGTCGGAGGCGATCGCCCGGCATCCGGACCTCCCCGCGCTGCTGAAGGACCTCGCGCGACGCCTGCCCCGGATCATTCCGGTGAACTTTGTTGGGTTGTCGCTTTACGATCCGGAACGGCAGGTCATGCGGTTGCACAGTTTGGAGGCCAATGTGCCGGCCGACATCATCGGCGGGCATGAGGACGAACTCGATGCGACCCCCGCCGGCCTGGTCTGGGAGACACAGCAACCGTTGCTCATTCGCAATCTATCGGACGAACGCCGGTGGCCGCAGGTCATCGCCCGCATGCAGGAAGACGGCGTACGGTCCTGTTGTCTCCTTCCGCTGACCAGTTCCGCCCGGAAACTGGGCGTGTTGGAGTTCGCGAGCCTCCAGGCCGACGCCTACGGGAAGACCGATCTGGACTTCTTGCAGCAGGTAGGACGCCAAGTGGCCGTGGCGGTGGACAATGTCTTGAACCGGGAAGCCGCCTCGGCCTCGCAACAGGATGTGGAGCGCCAGCGCGACCGGTTCGGCCTCCTGCTCCGGATGACCAACGCAATGGTCTCCAAACTGGAGCTGCGGGAGCTGTTCAGCGCAGTGAGCCTCTCGTTGCGCGAGGTGGTCCCGCAGGAATATGCCAGCCTGCTGCTCTACGACAGCGAGCAGAACCGCTTTCGCCTCCACGCGTTGGATTTTCCAGATAACAAAGGCCTTTTGGCCGAAGGCTTGACGACGGACGCGACCGATTCCCCTGCGGCGGTCGCCCTGCGCACCAAACGGCCGGTGGTGGCGGGAGAAGAGGAGTTGGCCGCATTCGAGCACGAAGTGATCCGGTTGCTCCTCCAGAAGGGATTCAAGTCGCTCTGCTCCCTTCCGCTGCTCTCGAAGGACCGCGCCCTCGGCTGCCTCAGCCTGGGGAGCCGCCGCGCCAAAGCCTTTTCGCCCTCCGACGTGGAATTCCTGAGCCAGGTCGCCGGCCAGATCGCACTGGCCGTGGCGAACTCCCTGGCCTATCAGGAGATCACGCAACTGAAGGACCGGCTGGCCAAGGAGAAACTGTATCTCGAAGAGGAGATTCAGACGGCCTATAACTTTGAGGAAATCGTCGGCGAGAGCAAGCCCCTCAAGCGGTTGCTCAAGCAGGTGCAGACGGTCGCTCCGACGGATTCCACGGTGTTGATTCTGGGTGAAACCGGGAGCGGCAAGGAGCTGATCGCCCGCGCGCTGCACAACCTCAGCGACCGGAAGGACCGGACGTTCGTCAAGCTCAACTGCGCGGCCATCCCGACCGGCCTTTTGGAAAGCGAGCTGTTCGGGCATGAGAAGGGCGCCTTCACGGGAGCCATCAGCACCAAGATCGGCCGGTTCGAGCTGGCGGACCGGGGCACGATCTTTCTCGATGAGGTGGGAGAGATTCCGCTGGAACTGCAGGTCAAATTGTTGCGGGTCTTGCAGGAGCAAGAGTTCGAACGGCTGGGCAGCACCCGCACGGTGCGCGTGGACGTGCGCGTGGTGGCCGCCACCAACCGCGACCTTTCCCAGATGGTCGAGGAGCAGAAGTTCCGGAGCGATCTCTACTATCGGCTGAACGTCTTCCCGCTCACCGTGCCGCCGCTCCGGGAGCGGGTCGAGGACATCCCCGTGCTCGTGCGCCACTTCGTCCAGAAGTTTGGCATGCGGATGAAAAAGCGCATCGAAACCATTCCGGCCGAATCGATGAAGGCGCTTCAGCGCTATTCGTGGCCCGGCAACGTCCGCGAGCTGGAGAACTTCATCGAACGGTCCGTCATCCTCACCGCCGGAGCGGACCTGTTCGTGCCCCTCTCGGAATTGAAACCCCACCAGGCGGTCTCCGGGAACGGTGTCCCCACCACGCTGGAAGAGGCGGAACGGGAGCATATCCTCAAGACCCTGCGCGAGACCAACTGGACGATCGGCGGCGCGGCCGGCGCGGCGGCCCGCCTCGGCCTGAAGCGCACCACGCTCCAGTCCCGCATGCAGAAGCTGGGGATCACGAGGCCGCGATAG
- a CDS encoding DsrE/DsrF/TusD sulfur relay family protein gives MKLLMILHDAPYGSEKVYNALRLAMKLQQEHAEGEIRVFLMADAVTAAMPAQITPQGYYNVERMLKAVMGKQGEVRACGTCVEARGLEQVALIEGIEVGTMSQLAQWVVDSDKVLTF, from the coding sequence ATGAAGCTTCTCATGATTCTTCATGATGCCCCCTATGGCTCCGAGAAGGTGTACAACGCTTTGCGCCTTGCGATGAAGTTGCAGCAGGAGCATGCCGAAGGAGAGATCCGCGTCTTTCTGATGGCGGACGCCGTCACTGCGGCCATGCCGGCGCAGATCACGCCGCAGGGGTACTACAACGTCGAACGGATGCTCAAAGCGGTGATGGGCAAGCAGGGGGAAGTGAGAGCCTGCGGCACCTGCGTAGAGGCTCGTGGACTGGAACAGGTGGCCCTGATCGAAGGCATCGAGGTCGGCACGATGAGCCAGTTGGCACAGTGGGTGGTGGATTCCGACAAAGTGCTTACATTCTGA
- a CDS encoding YciI family protein has translation MRFLDMVQGPKDLEAGGMRSGRLAAEMTTDRDRAPRLISRLNGWRIRPSSKGGRIPDFGAKPMVIDGPFAETKELIGGRSLIRARSREKERR, from the coding sequence ATGCGATTTCTTGATATGGTGCAGGGTCCCAAGGACTTGGAAGCGGGTGGGATGCGAAGCGGTCGGCTTGCCGCGGAGATGACGACAGACCGCGACCGGGCGCCGCGACTCATCTCGCGACTCAACGGCTGGAGGATTCGACCGAGCTCGAAGGGCGGGCGCATCCCAGACTTCGGAGCCAAGCCGATGGTGATCGATGGCCCCTTTGCCGAAACGAAAGAGCTGATCGGAGGCCGCTCGCTCATCCGTGCAAGGTCGAGGGAAAAGGAGAGGCGATGA